A region from the Aquimarina sp. ERC-38 genome encodes:
- a CDS encoding kelch repeat-containing protein — MSYRILHTSILFCFVVSVQFQVLANQHYLKESSRFYISQQVKTQNFEIEEGSTSGTFIDNIKLEDQKITAVSFILQQAEFLGISQFPKGDSEDDPEFDSMQVVKVDATSGEIKVDNPKYLLAVLSPLFLNVQITDSEGKQYDAEINITINDKEVAIFKEYELNWSRLADHPNELFEGAGGFVNSTFYTFGSFTRRFSPRPDVHGYNIDLNSWIPFKNMPPMADDSGSGGATHMGWTHDTNGNIYIAAGFAANASGTGQQFGSKRVYKYETSTDEYQELPSLPIDRSAGALHYVNNRLFYIAGTNKPRNTDQGDVLVLNLNDTEKGWEYRSPMPNPRHHSGSVLLNGMIYMLGGQKEHDGKLVPQDDVHRYDPETDTWSFVTDMPQAFNHIHASTFTYKDYIFTVGGQIEHNKGGYREVYAYQPSQNVWVQFSDLPVARYAMVADTFDDQIYAVGGNFSKNMYVASLPEAFINQTLSTLETTRSTITIYPNPVETVLSVDLTEQNQLGIKKISISDLQGKQITLPIELYKQNKAVDDRIYINLQDLASGMYILGITTKTDQLYYSKILKK; from the coding sequence ATGTCGTATAGGATTTTACATACCAGTATACTTTTTTGCTTTGTAGTAAGTGTTCAGTTTCAGGTATTAGCTAATCAACATTATTTAAAAGAAAGTAGTCGTTTCTATATATCTCAACAGGTAAAAACGCAAAATTTTGAAATAGAAGAAGGTAGTACTTCCGGTACCTTCATTGATAATATAAAATTGGAAGATCAGAAAATTACTGCTGTTTCTTTTATCCTTCAGCAAGCCGAATTTCTAGGAATTTCTCAATTTCCTAAAGGGGATTCTGAAGATGATCCGGAGTTTGATTCCATGCAAGTAGTGAAGGTAGATGCTACTTCAGGTGAAATTAAAGTTGATAACCCCAAGTATTTGTTAGCAGTTTTAAGTCCGTTATTTTTAAATGTTCAAATTACAGATTCGGAAGGAAAACAATATGACGCTGAGATTAATATTACCATTAACGATAAAGAAGTTGCAATCTTCAAAGAATACGAATTGAACTGGTCGCGCTTAGCCGACCATCCTAATGAGTTGTTTGAAGGTGCCGGAGGTTTTGTTAATAGTACCTTTTATACCTTTGGTAGTTTTACCCGTCGTTTTTCTCCGCGACCGGATGTACATGGTTACAATATTGATTTAAATTCCTGGATTCCTTTTAAAAATATGCCCCCGATGGCTGATGATTCTGGTAGCGGAGGGGCTACTCATATGGGATGGACGCATGATACTAACGGAAACATATACATTGCTGCAGGTTTTGCGGCAAATGCTTCTGGAACCGGGCAACAATTTGGGTCTAAACGGGTATATAAGTATGAAACTTCAACGGATGAGTATCAGGAATTACCATCGCTACCTATTGATCGATCGGCAGGTGCTTTACACTATGTTAATAACCGGTTGTTCTATATAGCAGGTACTAATAAGCCCAGAAATACAGATCAAGGTGATGTATTAGTTTTAAACCTGAACGATACGGAAAAAGGCTGGGAGTACCGTTCACCCATGCCCAATCCCAGGCATCATAGTGGTTCTGTACTCTTAAATGGAATGATCTATATGCTAGGGGGGCAAAAAGAACATGATGGTAAATTAGTACCACAAGATGATGTACATCGTTATGATCCGGAAACTGATACCTGGAGTTTTGTCACTGATATGCCCCAGGCCTTCAATCATATCCATGCTTCCACTTTTACTTATAAAGATTATATTTTTACGGTTGGAGGTCAGATTGAACATAATAAGGGAGGATATAGAGAAGTGTATGCGTATCAACCTTCTCAAAATGTTTGGGTACAATTTTCAGACCTACCTGTAGCCAGGTACGCCATGGTGGCAGATACTTTTGATGACCAAATTTATGCGGTAGGGGGTAATTTTTCAAAAAATATGTATGTAGCTTCTCTACCTGAAGCATTTATAAATCAAACCTTATCAACTCTTGAAACCACCCGTTCTACAATTACTATTTATCCCAATCCTGTAGAAACTGTACTTTCGGTTGATTTAACGGAGCAAAATCAATTAGGCATCAAAAAAATCAGTATTTCTGACCTGCAAGGAAAACAAATAACACTTCCCATCGAATTATATAAGCAAAATAAAGCTGTCGACGATCGTATTTATATAAACCTTCAAGATTTAGCTTCCGGGATGTATATTTTAGGAATTACTACTAAAACTGACCAGTTATATTATTCTAAAATTCTTAAAAAGTAA
- a CDS encoding GNAT family N-acetyltransferase has protein sequence MSLKTQIKSFGEIQLEELYQILKLRTEVFVVEQDCVYQDMDNKDQKAVHIIGYYQNELAAYTRIFKPGDYSDLASIGRVVVDPNKRKFGFGKEIMNASIQSIYDLFGKQPITISAQCYLYDFYASLGFKQVSQEYLEDGIPHIRMNKD, from the coding sequence ATGTCCTTAAAAACTCAAATAAAAAGCTTTGGTGAAATACAACTTGAAGAGTTATATCAAATATTAAAACTAAGGACCGAAGTATTTGTAGTTGAACAGGATTGTGTATACCAGGACATGGATAATAAAGATCAAAAAGCGGTACATATTATTGGTTACTATCAGAACGAATTAGCAGCTTATACCCGTATTTTTAAACCGGGAGATTACTCGGATTTAGCGAGTATTGGAAGGGTTGTAGTGGATCCGAACAAAAGAAAATTCGGATTCGGAAAAGAAATTATGAATGCTAGTATACAAAGTATTTATGACTTATTTGGTAAGCAACCTATTACTATTTCAGCACAATGTTATTTATATGATTTTTATGCTTCCTTAGGTTTTAAACAGGTTTCTCAGGAATACCTGGAAGATGGTATTCCTCATATTAGAATGAATAAAGATTAA
- the rpiB gene encoding ribose 5-phosphate isomerase B, which yields MKIAIGNDHAGTEYKDSIVEYLHSKGYEVTNYGTNSSESVDYPDFVHPVAKDVQDQKVAYGILICGSGNGVCMTANKYTEVRAGLCWTNEIVALTRQHNNANILCIPARFTAIPQVLQMVETFLTTDFEGGRHQNRVDKITSCL from the coding sequence ATGAAGATCGCTATAGGTAACGACCACGCGGGTACGGAATATAAAGATAGTATTGTGGAGTATTTACATTCAAAAGGGTATGAAGTTACTAATTATGGAACAAATAGTTCAGAAAGCGTAGACTATCCGGATTTTGTGCATCCGGTGGCAAAAGATGTACAGGATCAAAAAGTAGCTTATGGAATTTTAATTTGTGGAAGTGGTAATGGTGTTTGTATGACCGCAAATAAATATACCGAAGTCCGCGCAGGATTATGCTGGACGAATGAGATTGTTGCTTTAACCCGGCAACATAATAACGCCAATATTTTATGCATTCCAGCTCGTTTTACCGCAATACCACAGGTTTTACAGATGGTAGAAACATTTTTAACGACTGATTTTGAAGGTGGCCGTCATCAAAATCGGGTTGATAAGATTACTTCCTGCCTTTAA
- the rnr gene encoding ribonuclease R produces MRRKNNNRKRRSSSKIENITLSILKVLRNEPDKSFNYRQLAAKFGVDDASSRNQIIKKLAQLAAKKEITEVDRGKFQIVANRNTYQGVLDMNSKGNGYVKIEDFEDDVFIPKNCLNKALHGDQVEVYLYKRRRKGKSEGEITRIIERKKNEFVGIIEIQKKYAFVSIQDPKMYTDIFVAKNKIGEAKDGDMVLVRLDEWPDKADSPFGTVLKFLGIPGEQQTEMHAILAQYGLPYEFPVEVEAFADEIDTSIKEDEIKKRRDMRKTLTFTIDPKDAKDFDDALSFEILDNGNYEIGIHIADVSHYVKPGTILDEEAYERATSVYLVDRVVPMLPEVLSNNACSLRPNEEKYTFSAVFEISENAAIKKQWFGRTVTYSDARFAYEEAQEIIETENNQISTEVSITGKAYQTDQKIADAILKMNRIAKILRKKRMQEGAISFDKVEVKFNLNEENNPTGVYFKTSKDANKLIEEFMLLANRKVAEFIGKQDPKKTFIYRVHDEPNDEKLADLQSVIKKFGYSLNLKDRKSTTKSLNGLLKDVIGTKEQNLVDTLAIRSMSKAEYTTHNIGHYGLAFDYYSHFTSPIRRYPDVMAHRLLQHYLDKGKSAPEEVYEEKCSHSSDMESLAANAERDSIKYMQIKFMIDHKDEVFLGVISGVTEWGIYVEIIANKCEGMIRLKDMKDDHYVFEASDFSVIGQRSKKVYQLGDEVQVKVKNADLVKRHLDFIIIPEED; encoded by the coding sequence ATGAGAAGAAAGAACAATAACCGGAAAAGAAGAAGTTCATCAAAAATTGAAAATATCACCTTAAGTATTCTTAAAGTCTTAAGAAACGAACCTGACAAAAGTTTTAACTATAGACAACTTGCTGCTAAATTTGGCGTAGATGATGCCAGCAGTAGAAATCAAATTATTAAAAAATTGGCGCAGCTTGCAGCAAAAAAAGAAATTACCGAAGTCGATCGGGGTAAATTTCAGATAGTTGCTAATAGAAATACATATCAAGGAGTCTTGGATATGAATTCCAAAGGGAACGGATATGTAAAAATCGAAGATTTTGAAGATGATGTTTTTATACCAAAAAATTGTTTAAATAAAGCCTTACACGGAGATCAAGTTGAAGTATACCTCTACAAACGAAGGCGAAAAGGAAAAAGTGAAGGCGAGATCACCCGAATCATCGAAAGGAAAAAGAATGAATTCGTAGGAATTATTGAAATACAAAAGAAGTACGCTTTTGTAAGTATTCAAGATCCTAAAATGTACACAGATATCTTTGTAGCAAAAAATAAAATTGGAGAGGCTAAAGATGGGGATATGGTACTGGTACGCCTTGACGAATGGCCCGATAAAGCTGACTCTCCTTTTGGTACCGTGCTTAAATTTTTGGGTATTCCCGGAGAACAGCAAACCGAAATGCACGCCATATTAGCGCAATACGGTTTGCCTTATGAATTTCCGGTGGAGGTAGAAGCTTTTGCCGATGAAATTGATACTTCTATAAAAGAGGACGAAATAAAAAAACGTAGGGATATGCGTAAAACCCTTACGTTCACCATTGACCCTAAAGATGCTAAAGATTTTGATGATGCTTTGTCTTTTGAAATTTTAGATAACGGAAATTATGAAATTGGGATTCATATTGCCGACGTTTCCCATTATGTAAAGCCCGGAACCATTTTGGATGAGGAAGCCTATGAACGGGCAACCTCAGTATATCTTGTAGACAGGGTTGTACCCATGTTACCGGAAGTTCTTTCCAATAATGCCTGTTCACTACGGCCGAATGAAGAAAAATATACGTTTTCCGCAGTGTTTGAAATTAGTGAAAATGCAGCGATTAAAAAACAGTGGTTTGGGAGAACAGTAACCTACTCGGATGCCAGGTTTGCTTATGAAGAAGCACAAGAAATTATTGAAACCGAAAATAATCAAATTTCAACAGAAGTTTCGATAACGGGTAAAGCTTATCAAACTGATCAAAAAATCGCGGATGCTATTCTTAAAATGAACCGGATTGCAAAAATCCTTCGTAAAAAAAGAATGCAGGAAGGGGCAATTTCTTTTGATAAGGTTGAGGTTAAGTTTAATCTGAACGAAGAAAATAATCCAACTGGGGTATATTTTAAAACATCAAAAGATGCTAATAAGCTAATAGAAGAGTTTATGCTATTAGCAAACCGAAAAGTAGCCGAATTCATTGGTAAACAAGATCCTAAAAAGACGTTTATTTACCGGGTTCATGATGAACCAAACGATGAGAAACTAGCTGATTTGCAAAGTGTTATTAAAAAATTTGGGTATAGCTTGAACTTGAAAGATAGAAAGAGCACCACGAAATCTTTAAACGGTTTGTTAAAAGATGTGATTGGGACTAAAGAGCAAAACCTGGTAGATACGCTGGCCATACGTAGTATGAGTAAAGCAGAATACACCACTCATAATATTGGACATTACGGATTGGCTTTTGATTACTATTCACATTTTACGTCTCCGATCCGACGCTACCCGGATGTTATGGCACACCGATTGTTACAACATTATCTAGATAAAGGTAAATCTGCTCCCGAAGAGGTGTACGAAGAAAAATGTAGCCATTCAAGCGACATGGAAAGCCTGGCTGCTAATGCTGAACGCGACTCTATTAAATACATGCAGATCAAGTTTATGATAGATCATAAAGATGAAGTTTTTCTAGGGGTAATTTCCGGAGTAACGGAGTGGGGAATTTATGTAGAAATCATTGCCAATAAATGTGAAGGTATGATTCGTTTAAAAGATATGAAAGATGATCATTATGTGTTTGAAGCTTCTGATTTTTCGGTGATTGGGCAACGTTCTAAAAAGGTTTATCAGCTTGGGGATGAAGTACAGGTAAAGGTAAAAAATGCAGATCTGGTAAAACGTCATTTGGATTTTATCATCATTCCGGAAGAAGATTAG
- a CDS encoding head GIN domain-containing protein — protein MNTVKASTKLNILFFIYTLIITSASAQKAINREVDDFYEVKVFDRIEVILEQDIENGASITGSKKDEVVMVNNDGVLKIKMNLGHIWDPSNTKVKLYYKSIRVIDVNEGASITSNTIIEEDNLTIRAQEGGKVRAEIKTDKLDAKAVTGGELQLKGLAKIQKVSVQAGGQYLCKYLDTENTEVKISAGGFADVKASEFVKANTTAGGVIEIYGNPKEIERKKVFGGKIIEKK, from the coding sequence ATGAATACAGTAAAAGCTTCGACAAAGTTAAATATCCTATTTTTTATATATACGCTTATCATCACATCAGCTTCTGCACAAAAAGCTATAAATAGGGAAGTAGATGATTTTTATGAAGTAAAAGTCTTTGACCGTATAGAAGTTATCCTGGAGCAAGATATTGAAAACGGAGCTTCTATTACCGGAAGTAAAAAAGATGAGGTGGTTATGGTCAATAATGACGGGGTTTTAAAGATTAAAATGAACCTGGGACATATCTGGGACCCTAGTAATACTAAAGTAAAACTGTATTACAAATCCATACGCGTAATTGATGTAAATGAAGGGGCTTCTATCACTAGCAATACAATTATTGAAGAGGATAACTTGACGATAAGAGCACAAGAAGGTGGTAAAGTAAGAGCTGAAATCAAAACAGATAAACTGGACGCCAAAGCGGTAACTGGAGGCGAATTACAATTAAAGGGCTTAGCAAAAATACAAAAGGTTTCCGTACAGGCAGGAGGGCAGTACTTATGTAAGTATTTAGATACTGAAAACACCGAAGTAAAAATAAGTGCCGGAGGATTTGCAGATGTAAAAGCCTCTGAATTTGTAAAAGCCAATACCACGGCAGGGGGTGTCATTGAAATTTATGGAAATCCCAAAGAAATTGAACGTAAAAAGGTTTTTGGTGGAAAAATCATTGAAAAAAAATAA
- a CDS encoding LysE family translocator, translated as MLQDIQGAIVLGILLAFLIGPVFFVLLETAALKGFRAAIAVDLGVIFADIIFILLAYFGTSKILEKIKDDPALFIFGGMLLATYGVISFLKERKNYNRVRDTSVEIINKNNYIRLFIKGFLLNFINIGVLAFWIGIVVVAGPQMDMNTNRIIFFFCLVLGTYFVVDIIKILLAKRLKEKLTPKRIYFVKKIVSVVMIIFGGFLIAKGLIPDTMEKKLQDRFEQIRPE; from the coding sequence ATGCTACAAGATATACAAGGAGCTATTGTTTTAGGAATTCTTCTTGCTTTCCTGATTGGCCCTGTATTTTTTGTTTTGTTAGAAACAGCTGCCCTTAAAGGATTTAGAGCAGCGATAGCCGTAGATCTCGGAGTTATTTTTGCAGATATCATTTTTATCCTGTTAGCTTACTTCGGAACCAGTAAGATTTTAGAAAAAATTAAAGATGATCCGGCTTTATTTATTTTTGGTGGCATGTTATTAGCTACCTACGGGGTTATTTCTTTTCTGAAAGAACGTAAAAATTACAACCGGGTAAGAGATACCAGTGTGGAAATCATCAATAAAAATAACTACATCAGATTGTTTATAAAGGGTTTCTTACTCAACTTTATTAACATTGGGGTTTTAGCTTTTTGGATTGGTATCGTGGTGGTAGCCGGGCCACAAATGGATATGAATACCAATCGGATTATCTTCTTCTTCTGTTTAGTATTAGGAACTTATTTTGTAGTAGATATTATTAAAATTTTACTGGCCAAACGTTTAAAAGAAAAATTAACTCCTAAACGAATCTACTTTGTTAAGAAAATAGTAAGTGTGGTAATGATTATTTTTGGTGGTTTTTTAATTGCCAAAGGTCTGATTCCGGATACGATGGAGAAGAAATTACAAGATCGATTTGAACAAATACGACCGGAATAA
- the folB gene encoding dihydroneopterin aldolase, with the protein MGAILLQNIKVYAYHGCLVEEKKIGSDYRVDLKIKADLSKSSVSDKLADTVDYVHLNYIIKEEMAIRSKLLEHVAERILNRILKELKLITKVTIKVSKINPPIGGNVEMVTIKRVKKR; encoded by the coding sequence ATGGGTGCCATACTTCTTCAAAATATCAAAGTCTATGCTTACCACGGTTGCCTGGTAGAAGAAAAGAAAATAGGTTCGGATTACCGGGTGGATTTAAAGATAAAAGCGGATCTATCGAAATCATCCGTTTCTGATAAACTTGCTGATACGGTGGATTATGTACATTTAAATTATATCATAAAGGAAGAAATGGCGATAAGGTCCAAACTACTGGAACATGTAGCTGAACGTATTTTAAACCGAATCCTAAAGGAATTGAAATTAATCACCAAAGTGACCATTAAAGTTTCAAAAATTAACCCACCTATAGGGGGCAATGTAGAAATGGTTACGATCAAAAGAGTGAAAAAAAGATAA
- a CDS encoding glutamine--tRNA ligase/YqeY domain fusion protein, with amino-acid sequence MATEKPLNFIEHIIEEDLKLGMTKEALRFRFPPEPNGYLHIGHTKAIGISFGLGVKYNAPVNLRFDDTNPAKEEQEYVDAIKEDISWLGYQWEKECYSSDYFQQLYDWAVQLIKEGKAYVDSQTAEDIAEQKGTTTEPGVNSPYRDRSVEENIRLLDEMKKGMYEEGAHVLRAKIDMADPNMLMRDPLMYRILKKEHHRTGDQWCIYPMYDWTHGESDYIEHISHSLCSLEFKPHRKLYDWFLDQVYTGNSIRPKQREFARLNLNYTIMSKRKLLRLVEENIVSGWDDPRMPTISGLRRRGYTPDAIKNFVEAVGVAKRENSIDVSLLEFHIREDLNKKAPRVMVVLDPIKLVITNYSDGQEEWLQAENNPEDEVQTYREVPFSKELYIEREDFKEEANRKFFRLTIGKEVRLKNAYIIKGEKVVKNDQDEIIEVHCTYDPESKSGSDTAAAKRQVKGTLHWVSIPHAIPVEVRLYDRLFKHESPDSDPDHDFFHYLNPDSLSVIIGYAEPSLKEVKPLEQFQFQRLGYFNVDPNTTEDHIVFNKTVGLRDTWAKVKPKENTVQKNTNKPKSNPQQPVSKISTLIKAGKKYTNLPEEKQLKLRNQIVNDVKEIEFYELESLYNTSVKKTGTRIATVIALDAKLDMENNTPNEVAQDFLKTAASDNHELLVIEAKRVLEKHKIS; translated from the coding sequence ATGGCTACCGAAAAACCGTTGAATTTTATAGAACATATTATTGAAGAAGACCTGAAGCTGGGAATGACTAAGGAAGCCCTTCGTTTTCGGTTTCCTCCGGAACCTAACGGATATTTACATATTGGTCATACCAAAGCCATTGGTATCAGCTTCGGACTGGGAGTAAAGTACAATGCCCCGGTAAACTTACGATTTGATGATACCAATCCTGCTAAAGAAGAACAAGAATACGTAGATGCAATCAAAGAAGATATCAGCTGGTTAGGCTATCAATGGGAAAAAGAATGTTATTCTTCAGATTATTTTCAGCAATTATACGATTGGGCAGTGCAATTAATCAAGGAAGGAAAAGCCTATGTAGATTCACAAACCGCTGAAGATATTGCCGAACAGAAAGGAACCACTACCGAACCCGGGGTAAATAGTCCGTATCGAGATCGATCAGTTGAAGAAAATATCAGGTTGTTAGACGAGATGAAGAAGGGGATGTATGAAGAGGGAGCGCACGTGTTACGAGCTAAAATTGATATGGCGGACCCAAATATGTTAATGCGTGATCCCCTAATGTACCGAATCCTTAAAAAAGAACACCATAGGACCGGAGATCAATGGTGTATCTATCCTATGTACGACTGGACACATGGGGAAAGCGATTACATCGAACATATTTCTCATTCCTTATGCTCGTTAGAATTTAAGCCACATAGAAAACTATACGACTGGTTTTTAGACCAGGTATATACCGGAAACTCTATCCGTCCGAAACAACGGGAATTCGCACGTTTAAACTTGAATTATACCATCATGAGCAAGCGTAAATTGCTAAGATTGGTAGAAGAAAATATTGTTTCCGGGTGGGATGATCCCCGAATGCCAACCATCTCAGGATTACGGAGAAGAGGCTACACACCAGATGCTATTAAAAATTTTGTGGAGGCCGTAGGTGTTGCTAAACGCGAAAATAGTATTGACGTTTCTTTGTTAGAGTTTCATATTCGGGAAGACCTAAACAAGAAAGCACCTCGGGTGATGGTCGTTCTTGACCCAATAAAATTAGTAATTACGAATTACTCGGATGGTCAGGAAGAGTGGTTACAAGCAGAAAATAACCCGGAAGATGAGGTGCAAACCTACCGGGAAGTTCCTTTTTCTAAAGAATTATATATCGAAAGAGAAGACTTTAAAGAAGAAGCTAACCGAAAATTCTTTAGGCTTACAATCGGAAAAGAAGTGCGCCTCAAGAATGCCTATATTATCAAAGGGGAGAAGGTGGTTAAAAACGACCAGGATGAGATCATTGAAGTTCATTGTACCTACGATCCAGAAAGTAAATCCGGAAGCGATACAGCGGCTGCAAAACGTCAGGTAAAAGGAACGCTACATTGGGTAAGTATACCACATGCCATACCTGTTGAAGTCCGTTTATATGATCGGTTGTTTAAACATGAATCTCCGGATAGCGATCCTGATCATGACTTTTTTCATTATTTAAACCCTGATTCCCTATCTGTAATTATCGGTTATGCGGAACCTAGCTTAAAAGAAGTAAAGCCACTGGAGCAATTTCAGTTTCAACGATTGGGTTATTTTAACGTAGACCCGAATACTACTGAAGATCATATTGTTTTTAATAAAACCGTAGGATTACGGGATACCTGGGCAAAAGTAAAACCTAAAGAAAACACTGTTCAAAAAAATACAAATAAACCGAAGTCAAATCCACAACAACCTGTTTCAAAAATAAGCACGCTAATCAAAGCTGGAAAGAAGTATACCAACCTTCCTGAAGAGAAGCAACTGAAACTTCGTAATCAAATTGTGAATGATGTTAAGGAAATAGAATTCTACGAACTAGAATCCTTATATAATACTTCGGTTAAAAAAACAGGTACCCGGATTGCCACGGTAATTGCTCTGGATGCCAAATTAGATATGGAAAATAATACACCAAACGAGGTAGCACAAGATTTTCTTAAAACAGCAGCTTCAGATAATCATGAATTGTTGGTAATAGAAGCAAAAAGGGTTTTAGAAAAGCATAAAATTTCGTAA
- a CDS encoding GNAT family N-acetyltransferase, whose protein sequence is MKLEVKEAEINDFERIISYFHTSNNAHFKLMGADKLKLPNPEDWNTILKSECKKPNTEKKLYYIIWLLNNQPIGHSNINNINYRKEANMHLHVWEEENRSKGLGFQFLEKTIPYYFINFKLQKLLCEPNAYNKAPNKTLIKLGFDKIKTYETIPGSINFKQDVTRYELTHDRFKEIWGSSGI, encoded by the coding sequence ATGAAATTGGAGGTAAAAGAAGCAGAAATAAATGATTTTGAACGAATTATTTCTTATTTCCATACGTCAAATAATGCTCATTTTAAGCTAATGGGGGCGGACAAATTGAAATTGCCAAACCCTGAAGATTGGAATACTATCTTAAAATCAGAATGTAAAAAACCGAACACCGAAAAAAAATTATATTATATAATCTGGTTATTGAACAACCAACCCATTGGACATAGTAACATTAATAATATTAATTACCGGAAAGAAGCTAATATGCATTTACATGTTTGGGAAGAGGAAAATAGAAGTAAAGGCTTAGGCTTTCAATTTTTAGAAAAGACTATTCCATATTATTTTATAAACTTTAAATTACAAAAACTACTTTGCGAACCTAACGCATATAATAAAGCGCCTAATAAGACTCTTATAAAATTGGGATTTGACAAAATCAAAACTTATGAAACCATTCCCGGATCTATAAATTTTAAACAGGATGTTACCAGGTATGAGCTAACCCATGATAGATTTAAGGAAATATGGGGAAGTAGTGGTATTTAA
- a CDS encoding SPFH domain-containing protein, translating to MFVFIPFVIFAIIILLSGIFTVRQQTAAIVERFGKFHSIRNSGLHFKIPVFDRIAGRINLKIQQLDVIVETKTKDDVFVRLKISVQFQVIKEKVYDAFYKLENPNDQITSYVFDVVRAEVPKMKLDDVFERKDDIAIAVKQELNEAMVNYGYDIIKTLVTDIDPDLQVKEAMNRINAAEREKVAAEYEAEAERIKIVAKARAEAESKRLQGQGIADQRREIARGLEESVDVLNNVGINSQEASALIVVTQHYDTLQSIGEETNSNLILLPNSPQAGSDMLNNMIASFTASNQIGEEMRKQNAKKGIGHTKPKREEE from the coding sequence ATGTTTGTATTTATACCTTTTGTCATATTTGCTATTATTATTCTTTTGTCCGGAATATTTACCGTAAGACAGCAAACAGCAGCAATTGTAGAACGCTTCGGAAAATTTCATAGCATTCGTAATTCCGGGTTGCATTTTAAAATACCTGTATTTGATCGGATTGCGGGGCGAATTAACCTAAAAATTCAACAGCTAGATGTGATTGTTGAGACTAAAACTAAGGATGATGTTTTTGTACGCCTAAAAATATCCGTACAGTTCCAGGTGATTAAAGAGAAAGTATACGATGCTTTTTACAAATTAGAAAATCCTAATGACCAGATTACTTCTTATGTTTTTGATGTGGTACGTGCTGAAGTTCCTAAAATGAAATTAGATGATGTTTTTGAACGTAAGGATGATATTGCCATTGCAGTTAAACAGGAATTAAACGAAGCCATGGTAAATTATGGCTATGATATTATTAAAACACTAGTAACAGATATTGACCCGGACTTACAAGTGAAAGAAGCAATGAACCGTATCAACGCCGCCGAACGTGAAAAAGTAGCTGCGGAATATGAAGCAGAAGCAGAACGAATTAAAATTGTAGCCAAAGCACGTGCAGAAGCAGAAAGTAAGCGTTTACAAGGACAAGGTATTGCGGATCAGCGAAGAGAAATTGCGCGCGGACTGGAAGAAAGTGTGGATGTATTAAATAATGTAGGAATCAATTCTCAGGAAGCATCTGCTCTTATTGTAGTTACGCAACATTACGACACTTTACAATCTATAGGAGAAGAAACGAACAGCAATCTTATTTTATTACCGAATTCTCCACAGGCAGGAAGTGATATGTTAAATAATATGATTGCTTCTTTTACCGCTTCTAACCAAATTGGGGAAGAAATGAGAAAACAAAACGCAAAAAAAGGAATAGGACATACCAAGCCTAAAAGGGAAGAAGAATGA